One Mycobacterium kubicae genomic window carries:
- the iniR gene encoding isoniazid response ATPase/transcriptional regulator IniR has translation MTDALFDLPAPAHAALRDLANAATVPVKALVSGGIGTGKTTILSAARNALREGGLTVLAGAPQDGDPSDAALVVDDLHLLSDTDLQRLTDRVANPRTTVVAATQAREQRPALRTLMTAFEQERPHVALGAVPVDEHLLACTAGLPFLVAAVSRSGQSPEQAAKFALMERLRRFDESDLDTLLILSLTVGLGSSDVAGAQQLSTTEARELVDRARATGVVEPSHPAAFLALVHDAVALLVGNAHHHQTETSLLRSQLETAGVSADFALRLAEHGLRDDRLAAILARQAAATEGDPIQSARLYRAAVQAGAEGVTAQLADTLARTGDCGGAAALADELLTSPDSTERAAGVRIAASVAAHDGNAGQAAELFGWLGPHPDAVISAAAAVALAATGDLAAARAALSLQDTGPPTTAARASRSLADGLLMTMDQPYQAAMAKLGQALATEHSLTQITPDSPPALVTLAALHGGDPVRARSVIGRALRTSQNALFERRHLLLSGWIKMQEGQLTLAAADVAAAGSGTELHRRDALWAAAMQTAIARRNGDAGALQKHWLAAMEVLAEYSIDLFALLPLGELWVAAARMRQVEQLRHALDQAFMLLNSLGNPPLWSISLHWSGVHAGILSSSPESVAPHGQALSSAATHSELAQVLSGAGRTWLRVLADQVNVDEVTVAARSLSRVGLTSDATRLAGQAALQTPDARVSGAMLQLARDLKLGTGAGETSSEAPLIDSVEPTTGRIRPPAEPPAGSPLSDREREVAELLLLGLPYRDIGGQLFISAKTVEHHVARIRRRLGAGSRSEMLSMLRAMLAQQA, from the coding sequence GTGACCGACGCACTTTTCGACCTGCCGGCCCCCGCGCACGCGGCACTGCGCGACCTCGCCAATGCCGCGACGGTTCCGGTCAAAGCGTTGGTCAGCGGCGGTATCGGAACCGGCAAGACGACGATTCTCAGCGCCGCGCGGAACGCGCTTCGTGAGGGCGGGCTGACCGTGCTGGCAGGCGCGCCACAAGACGGTGATCCGAGCGACGCCGCGCTCGTCGTCGACGACCTCCACCTACTGAGCGACACCGACCTGCAACGCCTGACCGACCGTGTCGCCAATCCTCGCACCACCGTCGTCGCCGCGACCCAAGCCCGCGAACAACGACCGGCGCTGCGCACTCTGATGACCGCCTTCGAACAGGAGCGACCGCACGTTGCGCTGGGGGCGGTGCCGGTCGACGAGCATCTGCTCGCTTGCACCGCCGGGCTGCCGTTCCTGGTTGCCGCGGTATCCCGCAGTGGCCAATCCCCCGAACAGGCAGCCAAATTCGCGTTGATGGAGCGGTTACGCCGATTCGACGAATCCGACTTGGACACCCTGCTCATCCTGTCGCTCACAGTTGGACTGGGCAGCTCCGATGTTGCTGGCGCGCAACAGCTTTCGACAACCGAGGCGCGCGAGCTGGTCGACCGGGCGCGCGCCACCGGGGTTGTCGAACCTTCGCATCCCGCAGCTTTTCTGGCTTTGGTTCACGACGCCGTCGCGCTCCTGGTCGGCAACGCACACCATCACCAGACCGAAACGTCCTTGCTGCGTTCCCAACTCGAGACCGCAGGTGTGTCCGCCGATTTCGCGCTTCGGCTGGCCGAACACGGCCTACGTGACGACCGGTTGGCCGCCATCCTGGCCCGGCAAGCCGCCGCGACCGAAGGTGACCCGATTCAGTCTGCACGCTTGTATCGGGCCGCCGTCCAGGCCGGCGCCGAAGGCGTGACCGCCCAACTTGCCGATACGCTCGCGCGCACCGGAGATTGTGGGGGCGCGGCCGCACTGGCCGACGAGCTACTCACCTCCCCCGACTCGACCGAGCGGGCCGCCGGCGTGCGCATCGCCGCCAGCGTGGCCGCACACGACGGCAATGCCGGTCAAGCCGCCGAACTGTTCGGCTGGCTCGGCCCGCACCCGGACGCGGTGATCAGTGCGGCCGCCGCGGTCGCGCTTGCCGCGACCGGTGACCTCGCCGCAGCGCGCGCCGCATTAAGCCTTCAGGACACCGGTCCGCCGACGACTGCGGCGCGGGCGTCGCGCAGTCTTGCCGACGGGCTGCTCATGACCATGGATCAGCCGTATCAAGCGGCCATGGCCAAACTCGGGCAAGCCCTCGCCACCGAACACTCCCTGACCCAGATCACGCCGGACAGCCCGCCAGCGTTGGTGACCTTGGCCGCACTGCACGGCGGTGATCCAGTTCGGGCCCGCAGTGTGATCGGCCGCGCCTTGCGCACCAGCCAGAACGCGCTGTTCGAGCGGCGGCACCTGCTCCTCTCCGGCTGGATCAAGATGCAGGAAGGCCAGCTCACGTTGGCGGCCGCCGACGTCGCCGCGGCCGGTTCCGGGACGGAATTGCACCGGCGCGACGCCCTGTGGGCGGCGGCGATGCAGACCGCGATCGCGCGGCGCAACGGGGATGCCGGTGCCCTGCAAAAGCATTGGCTGGCGGCCATGGAGGTGCTCGCCGAGTACTCCATCGATCTGTTCGCGTTGCTGCCGTTGGGCGAGCTGTGGGTGGCAGCCGCCCGAATGCGTCAAGTCGAACAACTGCGCCACGCGCTGGATCAGGCGTTCATGCTGCTGAATTCGCTCGGTAACCCGCCGTTGTGGTCAATCTCACTGCACTGGTCGGGGGTTCATGCCGGAATCCTCAGCAGCTCACCGGAATCGGTGGCTCCGCACGGCCAAGCCCTCAGCAGCGCGGCCACCCACAGCGAGCTTGCTCAAGTGTTGTCCGGGGCCGGCCGAACCTGGCTCCGCGTCCTGGCCGACCAGGTCAACGTCGACGAAGTCACCGTCGCTGCGCGGTCGTTGTCGCGGGTCGGGCTCACCTCCGACGCCACCCGCCTAGCCGGCCAGGCCGCCCTGCAGACCCCGGACGCCCGGGTGTCGGGGGCGATGCTGCAACTGGCCCGCGACCTCAAACTCGGTACCGGGGCCGGCGAAACATCCTCTGAGGCACCCTTAATCGACTCTGTCGAGCCGACGACAGGCAGGATACGCCCGCCAGCGGAGCCTCCGGCGGGTTCGCCGCTGTCGGACCGGGAACGCGAAGTTGCCGAGCTTCTATTATTGGGGTTGCCCTACCGCGACATCGGCGGCCAGTTGTTTATCTCCGCGAAAACGGTCGAACACCACGTTGCCCGGATCCGTCGTCGGCTGGGTGCCGGCTCCCGCTCGGAGATGTTGTCGA
- a CDS encoding Rv0340 family IniB-related protein, with protein sequence MANSLLDFVISLVRDPEAAARYAADPVKTIADAHLTDVTSVDVNNLIPMVSDSLSMANPAGAVGAGPVADHSNVWASGAATAALDAFTPHQPAAVVAQHEPWSGVIHQPVTHQPIEAPAQPPAVGVEPHEPSVLLSGTELPDAALHHGGFPAEDPGIWHDPVIHPDAPGPDHHGFGIHG encoded by the coding sequence GTGGCAAACTCGCTACTCGACTTTGTCATCTCCCTCGTCCGTGATCCCGAGGCCGCCGCCCGATACGCCGCCGACCCGGTGAAGACCATCGCCGACGCTCACCTTACGGATGTGACCAGCGTCGACGTCAACAACTTGATTCCCATGGTGTCGGACTCATTGTCGATGGCCAACCCGGCAGGAGCCGTTGGTGCAGGCCCGGTTGCCGATCACAGCAACGTGTGGGCGAGTGGTGCGGCGACGGCTGCGTTGGATGCGTTCACGCCGCACCAGCCCGCGGCCGTCGTGGCCCAGCATGAACCGTGGAGTGGTGTGATCCACCAGCCCGTCACGCACCAGCCGATCGAGGCGCCCGCGCAGCCGCCGGCCGTCGGAGTGGAGCCACATGAACCGTCGGTGCTGCTCAGCGGTACCGAGCTGCCCGACGCGGCGCTGCATCATGGTGGTTTCCCGGCTGAGGACCCCGGTATCTGGCACGACCCCGTCATTCATCCGGACGCCCCGGGCCCCGATCACCACGGCTTCGGCATCCACGGGTAA
- a CDS encoding dynamin-like GTPase family protein yields the protein MTQPDDPRRVGVIVELIDHTVAIAKLHDRSDLVQRLTRARARITDPQIRVVIAGQLKQGKSQLLNSLLNLPVARVGDDEATVVITVVSYSPEPSARLVVAAGPHGETATVNIPLDEINTDLRRAPQAGGREVLRVEIGAPSPLLQGGLAFIDTPGVGGHGQPHLSSTLGLLPDADALLMVSDTSQEFTEPEMWFIRKAYEVCPVGVVVATKTDLYPRWREIVNTNAAHLQRAGVPLPIIPVSSLLRSHAVTLNDKELNDESNYPAVVQFLSDKVLSRQNDRVRDDVLHEIRSAAEQLTISTGSELSVVNDPTMRERLTEDLERRKREAQDAVQQTALWQQVLNDGFTDLSTDVDHDLRVRFRAITDDLERQIDACDPTRHWAEIGADAEDAVAKAVGDNFVWAYQRAEALADEVARSFVDAGLDSVMSPELTARLMAGDFGRLKALARLESKPLGKGQKVVSGLRGSYGGVVMIGMLSSVAGLGLFNPVSVGAGLILGRMAYKEDKENRLLRARGEAKANVRRFIDEVSFVVGKESRDRLKTIQRTLRDHYRDIANEVTRSLNESLQSLITSAHMEDLERDNRVRELERQLDILNQVTDNVDKLMPPVTVGRG from the coding sequence GTGACTCAACCGGATGACCCGCGTCGGGTCGGTGTGATCGTCGAGTTGATCGACCACACCGTGGCGATCGCCAAGCTGCACGACCGAAGCGATCTGGTCCAGCGCCTGACGCGGGCGCGGGCCCGCATCACCGACCCGCAGATCCGGGTCGTGATCGCCGGTCAGCTCAAGCAGGGCAAGAGTCAGCTGCTCAATTCGCTGCTCAATCTGCCTGTCGCGCGCGTGGGCGATGACGAGGCGACGGTGGTCATCACCGTCGTCAGCTACAGCCCCGAACCGTCGGCCCGGCTCGTCGTGGCCGCGGGACCCCACGGCGAGACAGCAACCGTCAACATTCCGCTCGACGAGATCAACACCGACCTGCGCAGGGCGCCCCAGGCGGGCGGCCGCGAAGTGTTGCGTGTCGAGATCGGCGCGCCCAGCCCGCTGCTGCAAGGCGGATTGGCGTTCATCGACACCCCGGGAGTGGGCGGGCACGGCCAGCCACACCTGTCCTCGACGCTGGGTTTATTGCCGGACGCCGACGCGCTGCTGATGGTCAGCGACACCAGCCAGGAGTTCACCGAACCCGAGATGTGGTTCATCCGGAAGGCGTACGAGGTCTGCCCGGTCGGCGTCGTCGTCGCGACCAAGACCGACCTCTATCCGCGCTGGCGCGAGATCGTCAACACCAACGCCGCGCACCTGCAACGCGCCGGAGTTCCGTTGCCTATCATTCCCGTCTCATCACTGCTGCGCAGCCACGCCGTCACGCTCAACGACAAGGAACTCAACGACGAGTCCAACTATCCGGCGGTGGTGCAATTCCTCAGCGACAAGGTGCTCTCCCGCCAGAACGACCGTGTCCGCGATGACGTCCTCCACGAAATACGTTCGGCGGCAGAACAATTGACGATTTCGACGGGCTCGGAGCTGTCGGTGGTCAACGACCCGACGATGCGCGAACGTCTCACCGAGGACCTGGAACGACGCAAACGCGAAGCCCAAGACGCGGTGCAGCAGACCGCGTTGTGGCAGCAGGTGCTCAACGACGGATTCACCGACCTCAGCACCGATGTCGACCATGATTTGCGGGTGCGCTTCCGCGCCATCACCGACGATCTGGAACGTCAGATCGATGCGTGCGACCCGACTCGGCATTGGGCCGAAATCGGCGCCGACGCCGAAGACGCCGTCGCCAAAGCCGTCGGCGACAACTTCGTCTGGGCCTACCAGCGCGCCGAGGCCTTGGCTGACGAGGTGGCCCGGTCGTTCGTCGACGCCGGACTGGACTCGGTGATGTCCCCCGAGCTGACCGCTCGGCTGATGGCTGGCGACTTCGGCCGGCTCAAGGCGCTGGCGCGGCTGGAATCCAAGCCGCTCGGCAAGGGGCAGAAGGTGGTTTCCGGATTGCGGGGCTCCTACGGCGGCGTGGTGATGATCGGCATGTTGTCCTCGGTGGCCGGCTTGGGCCTCTTCAATCCCGTGTCGGTGGGTGCGGGCTTGATACTGGGCCGGATGGCTTACAAGGAGGACAAAGAAAACCGGCTGTTACGGGCCCGCGGTGAAGCGAAGGCCAACGTGCGGCGCTTCATCGACGAGGTGTCCTTCGTGGTAGGCAAGGAATCGCGGGACCGACTCAAGACCATCCAGCGCACGCTGCGCGACCACTACCGCGACATCGCCAACGAGGTCACCCGCTCGCTCAACGAGTCGCTGCAATCGCTGATCACCTCCGCCCACATGGAAGACCTCGAACGCGACAACCGGGTGCGCGAACTCGAGCGACAGTTGGACATCCTGAACCAGGTCACCGACAACGTCGACAAGCTGATGCCGCCGGTGACCGTGGGACGAGGGTGA
- the iniC gene encoding isoniazid-induced dynamin-like GTPase IniC, whose translation MSTSDRVRAILGGTIRAYRGEPAYRQRADVFYQLDRIGARLNEPIRIALAGTLKAGKSTLLNALVGDDIAPTDATEATRIVTWFRHGPAPRVTANHRGGRRTNVPIIHRDGLSFDLSRLNPAEVVDLDVEWPAEELTQTTIIDTPGTSSLTRDASARTLQLLVPPDGVPRVDAVVFLLRTLNAADVALLKQIGGLVGGSAGALGIVGVASRADEIGAGRIDAMMSAQEVAKRFTAEMNQTGICQAVVPVSGLLALTARTLRQSEFNALQQLARADAAELNKALLSVDRFVRPDSPLPVDAGTRAQLLERFGMFGIRISLAVLAAGVSDSAGLAAELLERSGLVALRDVIDQQFAQRADMLKAHTALLSLRRFVEAHPVLATPYVIADIDPLLNDTHAFEELRLLSVLPSRQTTLNDDEMASLRRILGGSGTPPAARLGLTSEDPNEGPRAAFAAAQRWRRRAEHPLNDPFTTRACRAAVRSAEAMVAEYAARR comes from the coding sequence GTGAGCACAAGCGATCGGGTCCGCGCGATCCTGGGCGGAACCATCCGGGCTTATCGCGGCGAACCGGCCTACCGTCAGCGCGCCGACGTCTTCTACCAACTGGACCGCATCGGTGCGCGGCTCAACGAGCCGATCCGCATCGCACTGGCCGGCACGCTCAAGGCAGGCAAGTCGACGCTGCTCAACGCGCTGGTCGGAGACGACATAGCGCCCACCGACGCGACCGAGGCCACCCGCATCGTGACGTGGTTTCGGCACGGACCCGCGCCCCGGGTCACCGCCAACCACCGCGGCGGGCGGCGCACCAACGTGCCGATCATTCATCGCGACGGGCTCAGCTTCGATTTGAGCCGGCTCAACCCCGCCGAGGTGGTCGACTTGGATGTCGAGTGGCCCGCCGAGGAGCTGACGCAGACGACCATCATCGACACCCCGGGCACCTCGTCGCTGACGCGCGACGCCTCCGCGCGCACCCTGCAGTTGTTGGTTCCTCCCGACGGGGTGCCGCGGGTGGACGCGGTGGTGTTCCTGCTGCGCACCCTCAACGCCGCCGACGTCGCCCTGCTCAAGCAGATCGGTGGATTGGTGGGCGGATCGGCCGGCGCGCTGGGCATCGTGGGCGTCGCCTCCCGAGCGGACGAGATCGGCGCCGGCCGCATCGACGCGATGATGTCGGCTCAGGAGGTCGCCAAGCGGTTCACCGCCGAGATGAACCAGACCGGCATCTGCCAGGCGGTGGTGCCGGTGTCCGGGCTGCTTGCCCTGACCGCCCGCACGCTGCGCCAAAGTGAGTTCAACGCACTGCAGCAGCTCGCCCGGGCCGATGCCGCCGAGCTGAACAAGGCGCTGCTCAGCGTGGACCGATTCGTCCGGCCGGACAGCCCGCTGCCGGTGGACGCGGGCACACGCGCCCAACTGCTCGAACGTTTCGGGATGTTCGGTATCCGGATCTCGCTGGCGGTGCTGGCCGCCGGTGTGAGCGACTCGGCCGGGCTGGCCGCAGAACTGCTGGAGCGCAGCGGGCTGGTGGCGCTGCGCGACGTCATCGACCAGCAGTTCGCCCAGCGTGCCGACATGCTCAAGGCGCACACCGCCCTACTGTCGTTACGACGATTCGTCGAGGCCCACCCGGTGCTCGCGACGCCCTACGTGATCGCCGACATCGACCCGCTGCTCAACGACACCCACGCCTTCGAAGAATTGCGGCTGCTGAGCGTATTACCCTCTCGCCAAACAACATTGAACGACGACGAAATGGCTTCCCTGCGGCGCATCCTCGGCGGCTCGGGCACTCCACCGGCCGCCCGGCTGGGGCTGACCTCCGAGGACCCCAACGAGGGGCCGCGCGCCGCTTTCGCCGCGGCGCAACGCTGGCGACGCCGTGCCGAGCATCCACTCAATGACCCGTTCACCACCAGGGCCTGCCGCGCTGCCGTGCGCAGCGCCGAGGCGATGGTCGCGGAGTACGCGGCGCGTCGCTAG
- a CDS encoding Hsp70 family protein gives MSESLGLSIGVANLVATRAGATPVTRSSVLTLFGHRAPEVGLPEENPNLTEPGLVLRGFVERVGDQAPLVAADGTKYLGSALTVEALDSMGRGVGYGAPVTIAVPAYWSEAQTAALRAALATRPSLSPNGVAPELLSDAQAALNTLAARPGFPTSGVVALCDFGASGTSITLANAGSTFRQLGPTVRYREFSGDEIDQLILNHHLVTTSGADATAAAGAETGMAPVTRLLAGCRRAKEQLSVATVASLPVAGAAPGIADARLSRAEFEQLISGPLDRFAAAVADVLHRNGIPPGGLAAIATVGGGASIPLITTRLSERLQAPVFTTPQPLFSAAVGATALTAGALAAGLATGIGPAVDVPTSFVGTAGPATEAAPTAFANDATTAAVAPGADVPGTGNLGALAWSEDPGTGAEPVPYTGPADYAPVASVDDYPPAPAAPDDDRYPAEPGPLPWYKRWALVLGVAGAGVAILVAIILALTLRPESNKPVNTTAPQPPPEPVTTTVIGPNNSPTVTVVTPPPPATTTEPPPASTTTTEPPTTTTEPTTTTTQPPTTTTTQPTTTAPPTTTQATTTAAPTTTRERPPFFPPRRP, from the coding sequence ATGAGCGAGTCGCTCGGGTTGTCGATCGGGGTGGCCAACCTGGTCGCGACTCGCGCCGGAGCCACCCCGGTAACCCGCTCATCGGTGCTGACCTTGTTCGGCCACCGAGCACCCGAAGTCGGTTTGCCAGAAGAGAACCCGAACTTGACCGAACCGGGTCTGGTCTTGCGCGGATTCGTCGAGCGCGTCGGTGACCAGGCGCCCCTGGTGGCGGCCGACGGCACCAAGTACCTCGGCTCAGCGCTGACGGTGGAAGCCCTGGACTCCATGGGCCGCGGCGTCGGCTACGGCGCGCCCGTCACCATCGCGGTGCCCGCATATTGGTCGGAGGCACAGACGGCCGCGCTGCGCGCCGCGTTGGCCACCAGGCCTTCCCTGTCGCCCAACGGTGTGGCGCCGGAGTTGCTCTCCGATGCTCAGGCTGCGCTCAACACGCTGGCCGCTCGACCCGGCTTCCCGACATCGGGCGTGGTGGCACTCTGTGACTTCGGGGCCAGCGGCACCAGCATCACGTTGGCCAACGCCGGGTCGACCTTTCGCCAGCTCGGCCCCACCGTTCGGTACCGCGAGTTCTCCGGCGACGAGATCGACCAGCTGATCCTCAACCACCACCTGGTGACGACCTCCGGCGCCGACGCCACCGCCGCGGCCGGCGCCGAAACGGGCATGGCGCCGGTCACCCGCCTGCTCGCAGGTTGTCGACGCGCCAAAGAACAGCTGTCGGTGGCCACGGTGGCCAGCCTGCCGGTGGCCGGAGCCGCTCCGGGCATCGCCGATGCCCGCTTGTCCCGTGCCGAGTTCGAGCAACTGATCTCCGGGCCGCTGGACCGGTTCGCCGCTGCGGTCGCAGATGTGCTGCACCGCAACGGGATCCCGCCGGGCGGCCTGGCCGCGATCGCAACCGTCGGTGGCGGTGCCAGCATTCCGCTCATCACCACCCGCCTCTCCGAGCGGCTGCAAGCACCCGTGTTCACCACACCCCAGCCCCTCTTCAGCGCCGCCGTCGGCGCCACCGCCCTGACCGCCGGCGCCCTGGCGGCCGGGCTTGCCACCGGCATCGGCCCCGCCGTCGACGTCCCCACCTCGTTCGTCGGAACCGCCGGGCCGGCGACCGAGGCCGCGCCCACGGCGTTTGCCAACGACGCCACCACCGCGGCCGTCGCCCCTGGCGCCGACGTCCCGGGCACCGGAAACCTCGGCGCGCTGGCTTGGTCGGAAGACCCGGGCACGGGCGCCGAACCGGTCCCGTACACCGGACCCGCCGACTATGCCCCGGTCGCGTCGGTCGACGATTACCCGCCGGCCCCCGCCGCACCCGACGACGATCGCTACCCCGCCGAGCCGGGACCGCTGCCGTGGTACAAGCGCTGGGCTCTGGTGTTGGGCGTCGCCGGGGCGGGCGTGGCCATACTGGTCGCCATCATCCTGGCGCTCACCTTGCGCCCGGAGAGCAACAAGCCGGTCAATACCACCGCACCCCAACCGCCACCCGAGCCCGTAACCACCACGGTGATCGGCCCGAACAACAGCCCGACCGTGACGGTGGTGACCCCGCCGCCGCCCGCGACCACCACCGAACCGCCGCCTGCGAGCACCACGACCACTGAACCGCCGACGACGACAACCGAGCCGACGACCACGACGACGCAGCCGCCGACCACCACGACAACGCAGCCGACCACCACTGCGCCGCCGACGACCACCCAGGCCACCACGACGGCTGCCCCGACCACCACCCGGGAACGACCACCGTTCTTCCCGCCGCGGCGCCCGTAA
- a CDS encoding oligopeptide transporter substrate-binding protein, with protein MARYDAPDAGANGPVYGQYEQEPEPTPGWRKPLALVGWGLLIAVLIGLIIYGIILLSQGPAPTPTTTTATPTTTASTTTTPTTTSSTTTSTTTTTTTTTTTTTPTTTTPTTTNSRGEGALPRLPSQITLPLIPTVINLPPGR; from the coding sequence GTGGCAAGGTACGACGCGCCGGACGCCGGCGCCAACGGGCCCGTCTACGGCCAGTACGAACAAGAACCCGAGCCGACGCCGGGCTGGCGCAAACCGCTTGCTCTGGTCGGCTGGGGGCTACTCATCGCGGTCCTGATCGGGCTGATCATCTACGGCATCATCCTGCTCTCCCAGGGCCCCGCTCCCACGCCTACGACCACGACCGCGACACCCACGACCACTGCCTCGACGACCACCACCCCAACCACGACCTCGTCCACCACCACCTCGACGACGACCACCACGACGACCACGACCACCACCACGACGCCGACCACGACGACGCCGACCACCACCAACTCCCGCGGCGAGGGCGCCTTGCCTCGGCTCCCGTCGCAGATCACGCTGCCGCTGATCCCGACGGTCATCAATCTGCCGCCGGGGCGGTGA
- a CDS encoding sugar porter family MFS transporter, translating into MAAADKGAGGAVEHRRAAPRQLTGAVVFVALVPAISGALYGYDTGIISGALLQMTKDFGIAESWKQLIAASILVGAVIGALVSSHLAHKRGRKPTLVILAAVFVVGALWCALSPNPVLLSLGRLVLGFAVGGTLTAPTYVAELAPKNYRGRLVLCFQIAIGVGILIATLIGASQSIPWRWSIGIAAVPAALMLGLLLRLPESPRWLVKRGNVDDALDVLQRVRPPGYDIKAELQEMTESAQAEETAGTQGWPGLRERWVRPALILGCGYAIFTQLSGIEMIVYYSPTILTDNGFPTSVALDVSVGLGLSYLLAQLVGLSVVDKVGRRRLVLIMIPGAAVSLFVLGLLFVTGNSGRDSVPFIVACLIVFMLFNAGGLQLAGWVTGSEIFPLAVRPAGTAAQTAVMWATNVVITSTLLTLISGIGVGPTMWLYAMFNVGAWLFVFFRLPELTGRSLEEIEGKLAAGKFRPIDFARDR; encoded by the coding sequence ATGGCTGCAGCGGACAAGGGTGCCGGCGGCGCCGTCGAGCACCGCCGTGCTGCGCCCAGACAGCTGACGGGGGCGGTCGTCTTCGTCGCGCTCGTGCCGGCGATCTCGGGTGCGCTCTACGGCTACGACACCGGAATCATCTCCGGTGCCCTGCTGCAAATGACCAAAGACTTCGGTATCGCCGAAAGCTGGAAGCAGTTGATAGCGGCCAGCATCCTGGTGGGTGCAGTGATCGGCGCCCTGGTGTCGAGCCACCTCGCCCATAAGCGCGGCCGCAAACCCACCCTGGTGATCCTCGCGGCCGTCTTCGTCGTCGGCGCGCTGTGGTGCGCGCTGTCACCCAACCCCGTCCTCCTGTCACTGGGGCGGCTGGTTTTGGGCTTCGCAGTCGGCGGAACCCTCACCGCACCCACCTACGTCGCCGAATTGGCCCCCAAGAACTATCGAGGCCGCCTGGTGCTCTGCTTCCAGATCGCCATCGGGGTCGGCATCTTGATCGCGACCCTCATCGGGGCGTCCCAGTCGATCCCCTGGCGGTGGTCCATCGGCATCGCCGCCGTCCCCGCCGCGCTCATGCTGGGCTTGCTCCTGCGGTTGCCGGAGAGCCCGAGGTGGCTGGTCAAGCGCGGCAACGTCGACGACGCGTTGGACGTGCTGCAGCGGGTGCGCCCGCCCGGGTACGACATCAAGGCGGAACTGCAAGAGATGACCGAGTCGGCCCAAGCCGAAGAGACGGCGGGCACTCAGGGTTGGCCCGGCCTGCGGGAGAGGTGGGTGCGTCCAGCACTGATACTCGGCTGCGGATACGCGATCTTCACCCAGCTCAGCGGCATCGAGATGATCGTCTATTACTCGCCAACCATCCTGACCGACAACGGCTTTCCCACTTCAGTCGCGCTGGACGTCTCCGTCGGTCTGGGACTGAGCTACCTGCTCGCCCAGCTCGTCGGGCTCAGCGTCGTGGACAAGGTGGGACGCCGTCGGCTCGTCCTGATCATGATTCCGGGTGCAGCGGTGAGCCTGTTTGTGTTGGGACTGCTGTTCGTCACCGGCAACAGCGGCCGTGACTCCGTCCCGTTCATCGTCGCCTGCCTCATCGTGTTCATGCTCTTCAACGCCGGCGGGTTACAGCTGGCCGGATGGGTTACCGGCTCCGAGATCTTCCCGCTGGCCGTGCGACCGGCCGGCACTGCCGCACAGACGGCGGTGATGTGGGCGACCAACGTGGTCATCACCTCGACGCTGCTGACCTTGATCAGTGGCATCGGGGTGGGGCCGACCATGTGGCTGTATGCCATGTTCAACGTCGGGGCTTGGCTATTCGTGTTCTTCCGATTGCCCGAACTCACCGGCAGAAGCTTGGAGGAGATCGAAGGCAAGCTCGCGGCCGGGAAGTTCCGGCCGATCGACTTCGCGCGTGATCGCTGA
- a CDS encoding (2Fe-2S)-binding protein — protein sequence MHEQSIRLSVNGTPTSASVEARMTLADFLREKCGLTGTHLGCEHGACGACTVLLDGAAVRACLLFAVQADGLEVTTVEGIASPDGQLSPVQSALRECHGLQCGFCTPGFVMSLTALLRDIPNPTDEQIREGLSGNFCRCTGYQGIVAAAHRAAESMSAKVESPASR from the coding sequence ATGCATGAGCAATCGATTCGCTTGTCGGTCAACGGGACTCCGACGTCAGCCAGCGTCGAAGCCCGGATGACGTTGGCCGATTTCCTCCGGGAGAAGTGCGGGCTCACCGGCACGCATCTGGGCTGTGAGCACGGGGCCTGCGGCGCCTGCACCGTGCTGCTCGACGGCGCCGCGGTGCGGGCGTGTCTGTTGTTCGCGGTGCAGGCCGACGGGCTGGAGGTGACGACGGTTGAGGGCATCGCCTCACCCGATGGCCAACTGTCGCCCGTGCAGTCCGCACTGCGGGAATGTCACGGATTGCAGTGCGGCTTCTGCACTCCCGGGTTCGTCATGTCCCTGACCGCACTGCTGCGCGACATCCCCAACCCGACCGACGAGCAGATCCGAGAAGGCTTGTCCGGCAACTTCTGCCGATGCACCGGATACCAGGGAATTGTCGCCGCGGCGCATCGTGCCGCCGAGTCGATGTCGGCCAAGGTCGAGTCCCCGGCGTCGCGGTAA